The Cytobacillus firmus genome segment TGGAGCAAATCATGGGTGATGGCGGACTTGCCAATTGCGGGAACTCTCAAAACTGCGTACAGTCCTGCCCGAAAGGCATTCCTTTAACAACATCCATTGCGGCACTTAACCGTGATACAACATTCCAGTCTTTCAAAAACTTCTTTGGAAGCGACCAGATCTAAACTTGATAAAACCCCTTTCCTTTTGGAGAGGGGTTTTTAGTCTATATTCGCATAATCTTTTATTTAGGCTGTTTTCGTAAAGTTTATGGCTTTTTTCATAGCTTAGTTTAATTTGCTGAGTTGATTGGAGCGGAGGGCACTTGATCCTCGAAAATGCTGACGCATTTCCTTCGTGCGGTGTTTATCCGAGGAAGCTTATTCAATGTCCTGCGGGAGGAGAGGGAAGTGTGAGACCCCGCAGGCGAAGCCGAGGAGGCTCGCATCCCTCCCCGCGGAAAGCAAGTGCCTGCAGCGGAAATCAACGGGCAGAATTCATAAACCAAAAACAACAATCATTGAAAAAAAAGATCCTTTATTTTACATGAGGAAAGGTTTTCAAACAATTCGAAAAACACTATAATGAAATTCAACAGAGTGAATGCTCATTCATAAAAAATTGGGAGGAACCAGCATGAAGAAATTGAGCTATATAGACGATTTTAAAAAATGGGAAGAAGAATTCATTTTTTTTCATCCAGTAAAAGTCAGATTTTCCGAAACTGATATGTTTGGACATTTGAACAATACCATTCCATTTACATACTATGAAGAAGCAAGGATAGAATTTTTCAAAAGCAATGGCTTTATGCAGGACTGGGTAAAGCATGATAGTGGAACCATACCAGTCGTAGCAGACCTCCAATGCGATTTTATCAGCCAGGTTTTCTTTGATGAAGAGATACAAATATACGTAAAAGCTGCTTCAATAGGGAATTCTTCTGTTGATCTTCATTATATGGGCAGGAAATCAGACGGTTCAGTTTGCTTCACCGGCAGGGGGACGATGGTGCAGATATCAAAGGTGACGGGCAAGGGTGTGCCTTGGACCGAAAATATGAAAGAAATGCTGAAAAGCAGGGTTAAAGTCCGAGCCTAGCGGCACAATAGCACATTTCCTGAAAATAACTTTCTCCTTTCACTAAATATAGTCACTTCGGCTGTTTTGCTGACATATGATATGGTGACTAAATATATACCCATCCCGCGGTTCATAGCTGGCGAAAGGCAAGGAGGGTTACAATACTTGAAGGAGAATGAATATACTCACAAGCCGTTACTCACCAAACGAGAAAGAGAAGTATTCGAATTGTTAGTACAAGATAAAACAACAAGGGAAATCGCTGGTGAATTGTTTATAAGTGAAAAAACGGTTCGGAACCACATTTCTAATGCCATGCAAAAGCTTGGTGTAAAGGGGCGATCACAAGCTGTTGTAGAGCTCCTTCGAATGGGAGAGCTAGAACTTTAATTTAGACCGGCTATCCTTCTGGGAGGCCGGTTATCACATTTATATAAGGAATATTTCATTATTGGATTTATTTCTGTCTTGAAATTTGTACGGAAAAAGGTGAAAATAAATGCACAAGGGCAGAAAACATCGTAAAAGCTTAAATGGGAGTGTTTATGAATGAAGCTGGAAGATCCTAAAACAAATGAAATAAATGATGTTGTAGCTGATATTGAAAAAGACTTAAGGTACATATCCGGCATTATTAAGCAAAAAGGAAGGGAAATTCTAAGTGACTTTACTATTACCCCTCCTCAGTTTGTGGCATTGCAATGGCTGTTTGAAGAAGGCGATATGACCATTGGCGAGCTGTCAAATAAAATGTATCTTGCTTGCAGCACGACAACCGATCTTGTTGACCGAATGGAGAAAAACAGCCTTGTGAAAAGAGTGAAAGACCCAAATGACCGAAGAGTAGTCCGGATTCATCTGCTTGATGAAGGAGAACGGATTATTGAAGAAGTTATTAAAAAACGCCAGGATTACCTAAAAGAGGTCCTTAAAAATTCTTCACATAATGAGGTCTTGTTCTTAAAAGATAACTTAATGAAATTACACCATGATATGCGCGGAGAATGAGGCGGTACTTTTGAAACAACCTATAGGAATAATTGACTCCGGAGTGGGGGGCTTAACGGTTGCAAAAGAAATCATGAGGCAGCTGCCAAATGAAGATATTGTATACCTCGGAGATACAGCACGATGCCCGTATGGCCCGCGGC includes the following:
- a CDS encoding acyl-CoA thioesterase, giving the protein MKKLSYIDDFKKWEEEFIFFHPVKVRFSETDMFGHLNNTIPFTYYEEARIEFFKSNGFMQDWVKHDSGTIPVVADLQCDFISQVFFDEEIQIYVKAASIGNSSVDLHYMGRKSDGSVCFTGRGTMVQISKVTGKGVPWTENMKEMLKSRVKVRA
- a CDS encoding helix-turn-helix domain-containing protein, which encodes MKENEYTHKPLLTKREREVFELLVQDKTTREIAGELFISEKTVRNHISNAMQKLGVKGRSQAVVELLRMGELEL
- a CDS encoding MarR family winged helix-turn-helix transcriptional regulator, giving the protein MKLEDPKTNEINDVVADIEKDLRYISGIIKQKGREILSDFTITPPQFVALQWLFEEGDMTIGELSNKMYLACSTTTDLVDRMEKNSLVKRVKDPNDRRVVRIHLLDEGERIIEEVIKKRQDYLKEVLKNSSHNEVLFLKDNLMKLHHDMRGE